The nucleotide window TTCTCGTATTCTGGGTCAAAACGTAACGAGAGGTCAGTGGTTAACATACCAGGGGTGCGGCGTTTTCCTGGGTCGTGGGGATCGGGTACTGTGTCTTTACCGGCACCATCTTTGGGTTTCCACTGGTAGGCACCTGCCGGGCTCTTTTCAAGTTCCCATTCGGATTCGAACAGGATCCGGAAGAAGTTGTTATCCCAGGCAGTGGGTGTGTTGGTCCAGATAACTTCCGGGCCTCCGGTGATGGTGTCATTTCCTTTCCCGGTTTTGTAACTGCTCTTCCAGCCCAGGCCCTGTTCTTCGATTGGTGCAGCTTCTGGTTCTGGTCCCACATACTTGGGGTCCCCAGCGCCGTGGGTTTTACCGAAAGCGTGGCCACCAGCAATGAGGGCCACTGTTTCCTCATCGTTCATGGCCATACGGGCGAAACTTTCCCTGATATCATCTGCTGCGGCAAGGGGGTCTGGTTTGCCATCGGGTCCTTCTGGGTTTACGTAGATTAATCCCATTTCAATGGCGGCCAGTGGTTTATCCAGGTCACTGCCCTTTTCGTGGCGTTTTCCTCCCAGCCATTCTTTCTCGGAACCCCAGTAGATGTCCTTTTCCGGTTCCCAGATGTCTTCTCTTCCTCCACCGAAGCCGAAGATTTCAAAGCCCATGGATTCCAGGGCCACGTTTCCAGCCAGGATCATCAGATCGGCCCATGAAATTTTCTGGCCGTATTTTTGTTTGATGGGCCAGAGCAGCCTGCGGGCTTTGTCCAAGTTGGTGTTGTCGGGCCAGCTGCTTAAAGGTGCTAAACGTTGGTTACCATGACCTCCACCTCCACGGCCGTCTCCTACTCGGTAGGTTCCGGCGCTGTGCCAGGCCATACGGATGAAGAGGGGCCCGTAGTGGCCAAAGTCTGCTGGCCACCATTCCTGTGAATCAGTCATGAGTCCATAGAGGTCCTTCTTCACTGCGCTTAGGTTTAGACTCTCAAATTCACGAGCGTAGTTGTAACTTTCATCCATTGGATTGGATTTTTCTGAATGCTGACGTAAGATATCGAGATTTAAACGATTTGGCCACCATTCAAGGTTTGTAGTACCACCACTAGCAGTTATTTTGCCTTTTTTATTCATAATTTCACTCTCTTATTTTCACGTTTTAATTCAGGTAAGAATGTAGAATTTCGTGTTTTTTCCAGAGCTTCCTTACTAATTCAAAGCTTCCTCACTGATATTTCACAATATATTTTTGGAGAAAATATCCGTTTTTTTAATATTTCCTAACATTTATTTATTAGTTCCAGGTTTTTATTAAAAATTTTTATTTGATTGTTCTGCTTTTTTACTGAATTTCTACAACCTGAATTGTTACACTATCTGAAATTCCACTTTGTAGAACTCAGTACTATTTAGGATTTAATACTATATAGAACTTAATACTATTTAGAATTTATGGGTAGAGGTGATCTAAAAAGAAGTAAAGTTGAGAGTAAAACACCATTAAAATCCATTTAATGGTAGGGTGTGGATTATTTTCAATCATCCAGTAATGAGTAGGTTAATTTCCTCAACCTTCGGTTCATTTCCACCATCAGGTCTTCATAAGGAAGTAATTCTTGCTGTTGAAGGGTTTCTAAATAAGTTATGTGCCTGTTTATTTCAATTAATGAATTTTTAACAGTAGTCTGTTTGTATTCCCTGCTTTTTTTGAGATTGCCAAATATTTCATTGGCCAATTCACGGCCACTGGTGGTTAAACTGTATTTTCCATTATCTTCTTTGGTGATGAGATCATCGTCAACCATTTTTTTTAGCATGGGATATACTGAGCCAGGGGAAGGGCGAGAATGACTCATTTTTAAGGTTTCCTGTAACTCTTGGGCACTGTATTCTCCTCCCGTTTCATTGAGGTTTCGCATGTAATCCAGGCGGTGAATTACCTCCAGATGTTTCTGGATAGCATCCATTATTTCCACCCCATTTTTGGGGCTCTTCATCAGAACGTGGAGTATCCATATCCTTAAACTACTACCTACCTTCTGTATTTTATCCAGTACTTCCAGGATAATTTCCCCTCTTTTGAATCTTTCCTCTCCTCCAGATTCCAGATCATCTGGTTTCAAATTCTCCTCCATTGGCTCATCTCCAGCATTTATTCCCCATATGTTCTGTTTAATTCAATTAATACATCCCTATTAATCATCATTGATCCCCTATTATAAGGCGAAACTTTAACCATATCATTCATGATGACACGTATCATAATCATAAAATGACACTTTCATTCTAGTTCATGTCATAAGATGACACTTCAGTCCAGTTCTGTCTCTTTTAGGAGTAAGCACATTATAAAACCGGCTACACCAATTATCAGCCCTGCAAAAAATACATTATGAAGGGCATTATTTAAAAGTACGGGTGAAACCTGGGAACTGGCACTTGCCACACCCAGGGTCATGTTTACAATTACTCCCAATACTGTTAAACCCAGCACATTACCCAGCATTCTGGATAATTGAATTGAACCAGTTACAACACCTAAATCCTGTTTTTCCACCGCGCTTTGAGAGATCACGGTAAATATGAGGATTGAAAGACCCAGACCGATTCCTATTAGAATCGAGTAAATAACCACTTCCAGGTTGCTGGTGGTGAGGGTCATGGTGGAGAGTAATCCCATACCCAGGATGAAAAATATGAAGCTGGATAATGCCATTATTTTATATCTGCCTGTTTTTTCAAGTATTTTTCCCCCTAGAATAGACATGACTGTGACACTTATAAACAGAGGGGCTATGAAAATTCCCGCAGCAGAAGCAGTCATTCCCTGTACTTTTTGTAAGAAGAGGGGAATATAAGTGGTACTGCTTATCATCAAAGTTCCGATTAAAAACATGCTGACAGCAGATATGGTGAATATATTATTTTTAAACAGGTGAAGTGGCAGGAGGGGTTCTCTAGCATTCTTTTCAGCCCATACGAATGCAAGTAACATGACAGCTGCGCAGGCAAATAGGGCTATCAGAGTTAACATACCTGTGTTTACATTCTGCTGGATGAAAGTTAATGCCAGGAGTAATGTACCTAAACTTATTATGTAAGTTATCAGACCTTTGTAATCGAATATTTTCTGTGTTATATCTTTCCCCATATCTGGAAGGTATTTCCAGAGTAAAACCATTGCCACAGCACCGATTGGCACATTTACGAAGAACACCCAGTTCCATCCCAGGGTATCTGTAATAAAACCCCCTACTGTTGGCCCCACAATGGTGGAAATTGCTGATACCGATGAGAAAATTCCAATAACCATGCTTCTTTTCCCGGTTGGTAGCATTTCTCCAGCCAGTTTAAGTGGAATCATCATGAGCAATCCACCAGCAAAACCCTGTATTCCTCTGAACAGTATGAGTTCTGGCATGTTATGTGAAAGTCCGCAGAGGGCAGAGCTTATTATAAAAAGAGCTATTGCACTTATAATGAT belongs to uncultured Methanobacterium sp. and includes:
- a CDS encoding MFS transporter; translated protein: MTKIQNKSEEFLQNIKMIIVGLMVAVFIFSLNGTITSTAMPSIIASIGDMKDYVWPFTIYFATLSVSMMLSGKLSDYYSEKKIIISAIALFIISSALCGLSHNMPELILFRGIQGFAGGLLMMIPLKLAGEMLPTGKRSMVIGIFSSVSAISTIVGPTVGGFITDTLGWNWVFFVNVPIGAVAMVLLWKYLPDMGKDITQKIFDYKGLITYIISLGTLLLALTFIQQNVNTGMLTLIALFACAAVMLLAFVWAEKNAREPLLPLHLFKNNIFTISAVSMFLIGTLMISSTTYIPLFLQKVQGMTASAAGIFIAPLFISVTVMSILGGKILEKTGRYKIMALSSFIFFILGMGLLSTMTLTTSNLEVVIYSILIGIGLGLSILIFTVISQSAVEKQDLGVVTGSIQLSRMLGNVLGLTVLGVIVNMTLGVASASSQVSPVLLNNALHNVFFAGLIIGVAGFIMCLLLKETELD
- the katG gene encoding catalase/peroxidase HPI; amino-acid sequence: MNKKGKITASGGTTNLEWWPNRLNLDILRQHSEKSNPMDESYNYAREFESLNLSAVKKDLYGLMTDSQEWWPADFGHYGPLFIRMAWHSAGTYRVGDGRGGGGHGNQRLAPLSSWPDNTNLDKARRLLWPIKQKYGQKISWADLMILAGNVALESMGFEIFGFGGGREDIWEPEKDIYWGSEKEWLGGKRHEKGSDLDKPLAAIEMGLIYVNPEGPDGKPDPLAAADDIRESFARMAMNDEETVALIAGGHAFGKTHGAGDPKYVGPEPEAAPIEEQGLGWKSSYKTGKGNDTITGGPEVIWTNTPTAWDNNFFRILFESEWELEKSPAGAYQWKPKDGAGKDTVPDPHDPGKRRTPGMLTTDLSLRFDPEYEKISRRFYENPDELAHAFARAWFKLTHRDMGPKTRYLGPEVPDEDLIWQDPIPPVDHELVNEEDIQNLKDKILASDLSIQEMVYTAWASASTFRGSDKRGGANGARIRLAPQNDWEVNQPDQLKKVLKTLEGIQNKFNQAQSGNKKVSLADLIVLAGCAGIEQAARNAGQEVTVPFTPGRMDALEEQTDADSFAVLEPVADGFRNYQMMQTEEKAEELLVDRAQLLTLTIPEMTVLIGGLRVLDANFKGSPHGVFTQTPGALTNDFFRNLLDMQTEWNATEDENVFKGSDRETGESKWTATRVDLIFGSNSELRAVAEVYASADAQDKFLKDFVMAWDKVMNLDRFDRA